The genome window GCCGTGGCGATGCTGGTCGCCGCGCTGGTGATCGCGAACACCTTCCAGGTCATCGTCGCGCAGCGCACCCGCATGCTCGCGCTGCTGCGCTGCGTCGGCGCGCGCCGCGGTCAGCTGCGCACCGCGGTCCTGCTCGAGGCCGGCATCCTGGGTGTCGTCTCCGGCGTCGCGGGCGTCGTGACGGGGCTCGCCCTGGCACAGGGTGCGCTCAGCGTGCTGTCGCGGACCCAGGACGGCGTACCGCTGCCCACGACCGTCACCCCGACGTTGGGCAACGTGCTGGTGCCCGTGCTGGTGGCGGTGCTGGTGACGGTCGGCGCCGCACTGGTCCCGGCTCGGGCCGCGACGCGCGTCTCCCCCGTGGCGGCGCTGCGCCCCGCCGACGCACCGTCGGTCCGGGCACGGCCCGGGCGGGTCCGCCTGGTGCTCTCGCTGCTGCTCACCGTGGGCGGTTTCGTCGCCCTGGCAGGCGGCGTCGCGCTCGCCCGCGCCGGCATCGCGGTGGACGCGATGCTGCCCCTCGCGATCGGGGTGCTCGGCGGTGGGGCGTCCTTCGTCGGCCTGCTCGTCGGCTCGCCGCTGTGGGTCCCGAAGGTCGTCTCGGCCCTCGGCCGGCCGGTGGGGGCCATCAGCACGAGCGCACGCCTGGCGGCGGCGAACACGCTGCGCAACCCCCGGCGCACGTCGGCGACCAGCACCGCGCTGGTCATCGGCGTCACGCTGGTCGTGATGATGAGCACGGGGGCCGTGTCCGCGCAGCAGTCGCTCGCCCGCGGGTTCGACGAGAGGGGACCGGTCGACCTCCTGGTGCTCGGGACGCCGGGCGAGGCGCTCGACGCGGCCGGCCGGGACGACGTCGCCGCCCTCGACGGCGTCGAGACCGTGGCCGTCTCGAGCGTCGCGGACGTCGAGACGCCCGACGGCCGCGCGACCGAGGTCCTCGTCCTCGACGTCACCGACGCCGGTGTGCTGCGTGACGACGCCGCAGCCGCGGCGCTCACCGACGGCCGCAGCGTCGTCCCGCGCTGGTGGTCGGGCGACGTGGTGCGCATGGAGCTGCACGCGGGGGACAGCGCGGTGCTCGACGTGGTGGCGCGTGGCGGCGACCGGGCACTGCTGACGCCGCAGGCGGCGCAGGCGCTGGGGATCGACGAGGCGCCGTCCGCGCTGCTGGTCCGGCTGACCCCGGGCGCCGACGCCAAGACCGTGCTGGGCGACGTGCGGGACGTCGTCGGAGACGACTCGGTGCGTGTCGAGAGCGCGGCGGCCGAGCGGCAGAGCGACGAGCAGATCGTCGACGTGGTGCTGGCCATCGTCATCGGCCTGCGGGGCGTGGCCGTCATGATCGCGCTCATCGGGGTCGCGAACACGCTGTCGCTGTCGGTCATCGAGCGGCGCCGGGAGTCGGCGACGCTGCGTGCCGTCGGCCTGTCGCGACGCGGGCTGCGGTGGATGCTCGCGACCGAGGGGATGCTCATCTCGGGCGTGGGTGCGCTGATCGGCGTGGCGCTCGGGCTGGTGTACGGGTGGGCGGGCGCCGCCACCGTCTTCGGCCCGATGAGCGAGGTGCGCCTGTCCGTGCCGTGGGCGCAGCTGGGTGGGGTGCTGCTGGTCGCGCTGGTCGCAGGCTTCGTGGCCTCGGTCCTGCCGGCCCGCGCCGCTGCCCGCACACCTCCCGTCGCCGCCCTCGGCGTCGACTGAGAGCCACGGCCGCGGAGCGGTGCGGAGGAGGGCCCGCCGCTCGGTCGAGCCGACCACAGACCCGGGGCCGGGAGGTGTCACCCACACCTCCCGGCCCCGGGACGTCCCGGCGCACCCCGTGGGGCGGATGCTCCCGGGGTGCGCCTCACCCTCCCCTCCCCCGTCCTGCCCGGTCGGCACCTCGACGTCGAGGTCGAGGCCGGGCTGCCCGCGGGTGACCTGCGGCGCCGGCTCGCGGTGCTCACCGGGGACACCCGCTGGGCGGCACCGCGAGCGCGTCTCGAGGTCGCGGGCCACGTCCTCGACGACGACCACCCCGCGGGCGCTCCACCGCTGCTGCCGGGTGCCCACCTGGCGCCCGGGCCCGCGCCGCACCACGACGTCGATGCGGCCGTGCGGGCCGGGAGCCACCTGGCCGTGCTCACCGGCCCGGGCGCCGGACGCCTGCTGCCGCTGCCCGACGGCGGACGTCTGACCCTGCGGCCCTACGGACCCGTGCGCGTCCAGGTGCGTCGCCGCGGCGCCCGCACCACGGTCCGGACGATCGGCGCGCGCGGGTCGATGACGGTCGAACCGCGGCCCCGGCTCGCGCGCGCCCGCACGCGGTCGCGCCGGCCGACGGTCGGGCGCCTCCCCCGCCGCTGGCCCACCCACGCCGACGTCCGGGTCGGCCGGACGCACCTGCGGCTGCGCGTGCCGGCCGAGGACGAGCCCGCCCCCCGTGGCCGGGGGCCACGCGTTCCGCCGTGGGCCTGGACCGCCCTCGCGTCGTCGGCCGCCGCGCTCGCCCTGGCAGCCGCGCTGCGGCAGCCGCTGCTCCTGCTCACGGCGGTCACGGGCCTCGTCGGGCTCCTCGGAGCGCGGGGGGCGCGCGCACCGCAGCGGCGCACGGTGCCGCAGGACGCGACCGTCGCGGCGTCCTCGGACGTCCCGCTGCTGCGCCTGACCACGGGCCTGCGCCTGCGCGACCTCGCCGGACCCGTCCCCGGCGACGACGCGCTGTGGCCGCCCGACGCCACGTTGGCGCTGGTCGGCTCGCGGGGCTCGGCGCTCGGGGCCGCTCGCGCCGTCGTCCTGCGCACGCTCGGTGCGGGCGCACCGGTCCGGCTCGTGCTGCGGACCGGTGCCGCGGCGGACTGGGAGTGGACACGCTGGTGGGAGCCCGACGCCCACCTGCCGGCGGCCGGCGACGACCACGACGACATCCTGGTGGTCGCCGACGGCAGCGACACCGCACTGGCGTCGTGGCGCCTGGCTGCGCCGCACGCCCGGCTCCTGCTGGTGGTGCCACCGGGCTCGTCCGCACCGGCCTGGGCGTCCACGGTCCTGCGCACCGACGACGGCACGTCGCCGGGCCCGGCCCCCGAGCGGGTGGACGCGGACGTGGCGGACGCCCAGGCGCGCTCGGCGGCCGCGCTCAGGTGGCTGCTGTCCACGCACGGCACCTCGGGCGCGCGCGCCCCGGCGCTCGCCCCGGCGCTCGGGGACCTGCCCCGGGTCCCGGCTCCCGACGCGGCCGCCGTCGCGTCGTCCTGGCGCCGTCCCGGCGCTCCCCGCGTGCTGGCCACGGCCGTCGGCACCGGGGTGGCGGGCCGGCCCGTGGTCCTCGACCTCGTGCGGGACGGGCCGCACGCCCTGGTCGCGGGCACGACGGGCGCGGGCAAGTCGGAGCTGCTCACGACGGTGGTCCTCGGGCTCGCGCTGACCCACCCCCCGTCCCGCCTGGCCGTCCTGCTGGTGGACTTCAAGGGCGGCACGGGCCTCGGACCGCTCGCCCGGCTGCCGCACGTCGTCGACCACGTCCACGACCTCGACGTCGCCGCCGCGCGGCGCACGCTCGTGGGGCTCCGGGCGGAGCTGCGCCGCCGCGAGCGCCTGCTTGCGGCCGCGGGCTGTGCCGACGTCGCCGACCTCGACCGCGCGGGCACCGCGTCGCCCGCCCGCCTGCTCGTGGTCGTCGACGAGCTGCGCGCCCTGGTCGACGACGTGCCCGAGGCCGCCGCCGCGCTCGCCCGCCTCGCCGCGCAGGGCCGTGCGCTGGGCATGCACCTGCTGCTCGCCACGCAGCGTCCCGCCGGTGCGGTGCCCGCGGACCTGCGCGCCAACGTCGGGCTGCGCATCGCGCTGCGTGTCGCCGACGAGGACGACTCGCGCGACGTCATCGGCTGCGCGGACGCCGCGCACCTCGACGTCGCCCACCCCGGCAGCGCACTCGTGCGGACCGGGGCCCGGCCGGTGGCGCCGCTGCAGGTGGCGCGCGCCCGCCACCGGCGTGCGGCACCACCGGTCCGCGTCGTGCCCTCCGTCCCGGCGCGGCAGGCGCCCGCCTGGCGCATCGCCCGCCGGCCGGACGACGACGTCTCCGCCTGGGTGGCCGCGTGCCGTCAGGCGGCGCGGGACCTGCCCGGCACGGGTGTGCCCTGGTCACGCGCCCTGCCGGACCGCGTCACCGCCGACGAGGTGGGCGCCGGGGCGGACGCCGACGGCCTCCTCGTCGCGGTGGCCGACGTCCCCGACGAGCAGCGCTGGGCCCCCGTGCGGTGGGGCCCGGGGCACGGCCACCTCCTCGTGCTCGGCGGACCACGCTCGGGACGGTCCACGTCGTTGGTCACCGTCGGTCACCACGCGCTGCTCGACGGCGCCCACGTGCACACCGTCGGCCTGCCGGACGGTCCGGTCCGCCGCCTGCGCGAGGCCGCGGGACCCCTCCTGGGCACGACGCTGCCGCTCGACGACGTGCATCGCGCGCTCCTCCTGCTCGACCGCCTCGCGACGCGTCGCGACGGGGCCGGGGC of Cellulomonas dongxiuzhuiae contains these proteins:
- a CDS encoding ABC transporter permease: MLRLTLAQMRRSLGRLVAAGVAILLGSAFVTATLTAGDVITRGGYDAMTAAYGTADLVVPPVDTPISRVLATARAVPGVTAADPLLMGWGTFESGRRTVNETLVSAPSTPSLGSLEVVEGRVPTSATEVALPAASAERLGVGVGDTLQARWYVWPEEPTGDVTAEPAGEDAEAGDAVAAPADDDVEELTGDVVLVGLVEDPNNAWSRYGGAGLATVEAITRWGGATDPDAFGPTNVLVDVDGDVETVRAALTQELAGADVLTRDEAAARAVEQWGGGNVIVMVVLGFAAVAMLVAALVIANTFQVIVAQRTRMLALLRCVGARRGQLRTAVLLEAGILGVVSGVAGVVTGLALAQGALSVLSRTQDGVPLPTTVTPTLGNVLVPVLVAVLVTVGAALVPARAATRVSPVAALRPADAPSVRARPGRVRLVLSLLLTVGGFVALAGGVALARAGIAVDAMLPLAIGVLGGGASFVGLLVGSPLWVPKVVSALGRPVGAISTSARLAAANTLRNPRRTSATSTALVIGVTLVVMMSTGAVSAQQSLARGFDERGPVDLLVLGTPGEALDAAGRDDVAALDGVETVAVSSVADVETPDGRATEVLVLDVTDAGVLRDDAAAAALTDGRSVVPRWWSGDVVRMELHAGDSAVLDVVARGGDRALLTPQAAQALGIDEAPSALLVRLTPGADAKTVLGDVRDVVGDDSVRVESAAAERQSDEQIVDVVLAIVIGLRGVAVMIALIGVANTLSLSVIERRRESATLRAVGLSRRGLRWMLATEGMLISGVGALIGVALGLVYGWAGAATVFGPMSEVRLSVPWAQLGGVLLVALVAGFVASVLPARAAARTPPVAALGVD
- a CDS encoding FtsK/SpoIIIE domain-containing protein yields the protein MRLTLPSPVLPGRHLDVEVEAGLPAGDLRRRLAVLTGDTRWAAPRARLEVAGHVLDDDHPAGAPPLLPGAHLAPGPAPHHDVDAAVRAGSHLAVLTGPGAGRLLPLPDGGRLTLRPYGPVRVQVRRRGARTTVRTIGARGSMTVEPRPRLARARTRSRRPTVGRLPRRWPTHADVRVGRTHLRLRVPAEDEPAPRGRGPRVPPWAWTALASSAAALALAAALRQPLLLLTAVTGLVGLLGARGARAPQRRTVPQDATVAASSDVPLLRLTTGLRLRDLAGPVPGDDALWPPDATLALVGSRGSALGAARAVVLRTLGAGAPVRLVLRTGAAADWEWTRWWEPDAHLPAAGDDHDDILVVADGSDTALASWRLAAPHARLLLVVPPGSSAPAWASTVLRTDDGTSPGPAPERVDADVADAQARSAAALRWLLSTHGTSGARAPALAPALGDLPRVPAPDAAAVASSWRRPGAPRVLATAVGTGVAGRPVVLDLVRDGPHALVAGTTGAGKSELLTTVVLGLALTHPPSRLAVLLVDFKGGTGLGPLARLPHVVDHVHDLDVAAARRTLVGLRAELRRRERLLAAAGCADVADLDRAGTASPARLLVVVDELRALVDDVPEAAAALARLAAQGRALGMHLLLATQRPAGAVPADLRANVGLRIALRVADEDDSRDVIGCADAAHLDVAHPGSALVRTGARPVAPLQVARARHRRAAPPVRVVPSVPARQAPAWRIARRPDDDVSAWVAACRQAARDLPGTGVPWSRALPDRVTADEVGAGADADGLLVAVADVPDEQRWAPVRWGPGHGHLLVLGGPRSGRSTSLVTVGHHALLDGAHVHTVGLPDGPVRRLREAAGPLLGTTLPLDDVHRALLLLDRLATRRDGAGAVVVLVDGLDALLDTLATHARGLGVDLLTTLLRHPPTGVRVAAAGPVVPALSRLAGTFGLRLVLPVPDASLDAQAGVPHGLVGARSTPGRAVASSTQGALVCQVVLPGPSAAGAPAAAAGHRAGAALRLGVLPEMAAPPPASAPPGGGIPLGIGGDGPAPVVVDPDRPLVVTGAPGTGRTTVLRTLAHGWAASGHDVLVVTADARPGRVRGRWPGALAVPPSDALAHLDRAVGRAPGPARRTVVLLDDVDVLERDAPEVAERVGRLLDPGSPDVRVVALCTTSEHAAAGWRGPVATALRARQLLVLDPHGPAAADLLGAGSALHTDPRVRPAGRGVLRRDRGLVRVQVHRPPAPHPAQGAA